In the Necator americanus strain Aroian chromosome X, whole genome shotgun sequence genome, GGGGCTAGTATAGGTGTCAGGAGGATCAGGAGGAACCCATAGCCTCTGTCTCAATATATCCTTGACATTTGCGGGGGTCGGTAATTGCGTTGCCCTACGGTTATTAACAACACGCATAATCCCGCTGCCTTCCCGGATGTCCCGAACTTCTCTCTAACGCGTTAGACCTTCATAGGATTAAACAGTGTTCTAACAACTCCCAAATGCGATTGtccaaattattcaaatttgcGTAAGTGGTGAAAAAGAGCATGACATTGTGCATACAATTCAAGGAATAATATGCGTGCTAtcgaaattcgaaatttgaaaggcTAGTTTTGCTTGCATTTTAAATCCTCCTTACATCCGACTAATTTCTAAGGTTAGCGTTATTCACCAATGACCAAGAAAACGTcttctgaaatatttgaaaccgCTAAAATTTGTGTCAGACTGCAATTTTATGCTCGGTGTTCGATTGATTGTTGATGCTATCAATTGTACATTAAAGTGCGAAAACTGACTTACAGGCACATAAAATCCCTGCGGGTATACCTTGCGGATAGGATGTCGTATGATCGTCAGGCTACGATTGTTTTCGACGATATCGATGTTTTCAGCATGGAGATATGTGAAGCCAataggtagaaaaaaattaaataaataataaaccgAGCAGAACTTGAAAGCAAACTACTACGGGGATCTAGTCAGTGATCCAGCAAACGGAATTCGAACACCATTTGATTTACATGAAGCAAAAACAGTTTTTGGTCCCAATGTCGAGGAATCAGAGAAGCAAGTGAGACCATTAACACAGTATGTCACAACTTGATAGCGATTTTTGGaaacagaaaggaagagtcctacaaaaaatatttaaactCGAAGAACTGGGGATCACACCAAAAGAGTAGCAAAGGAACGAAAAAGTCTACATATATTTCGAGGATTAAGTctcaagttcgaccttctttgaatcttgacatcgtagagtttgattgtgtactactttttgagcagaaccatgattgttattgatctttattctggctaacgtttcggcgtcgtcgccttcttcagagcctggaaaaatcagagACACGTgcaatctactctctcaaacgcctcgtcatcccacaagatatgatttagcaaacaaatCATTCAAAAGCAACGTCGgaaaagcagaccaccatagtgctcaccttgatagccacaaatcgtgatgttagtggaccaccagttgttaaAGTTGCGCCACTAGTatctagtaacgatgcccccgcctctgaccccgcaggtcaaaacccgcaaggGTCTTGGATTTTTGGCctttggattttttggattggacttttggccgtgatataaaacgtcTACAATGTTTTTTGCtccagaacgtctgattcgcgtgctaagatcgtgacagctatcttgaaaggggtgttgtcatgacactgtctgcgatgaacACCTAAAagggatgatgtttttgatttcacGAGTtcgtctaggtgctccttgacgcgggTACGTAATggtcttcctgtttcgccaactGTACTCAGCCCCATATAACTGAAGGGTGATTAGGTAGATAAcccccgataccacgcaatcaccctgcctcTCATTCGGACAAACGATGCAGTTAGGTCtctcacaaagtctgtcataggcacgattgcggactagctgTTGCTTCAGGTTCGcaggtggtatgtccactactctaactgagtcttgcagacccgcctgtcgtaaacttgctcgcactgcattgctcataTCATCCGAGATAAAAACAAGGTAGAAGGGtatctttgttgtttgttctacCATGTGGCACCGCCGCGCAGTTCCATGGCTCTGATTTGAATGAGAAACCTTTGCTGAGTACCCATTGGACTGAGCAATGTGGTTAGCCATGTTTACGGAGGCAATGCGCCCTTGAGCCTCAGACGAAACCGTTGCAGctgtcttaaacatattttcagtGACTGACTTCTTGGTTCTCCAGGGGTGCGCTGATTAGTAGTGGATCAGAATGAACGTGATCTTTATGTACCAGGACTGTTTATATAAGAGATCGAAGCAAGTGTCCATTTCAGCTTGTGTTGGACATATAATGCAACATATCGAAGATTATTCTCAAAGAATGTTGTTCGACAACAATATAGTTACAGCTTCTTTCTCACTCGAGGAAAAGGCGGCAGAGTTGGACAAGAAACTAGTCTGTAGCTATAAGACGGCTGGAATATTTACAGCTCTCCAGAACAACTCGAACAGCAAAAATGGTACGAAA is a window encoding:
- a CDS encoding hypothetical protein (NECATOR_CHRX.G24029.T1) gives rise to the protein MVEQTTKIPFYLVFISDDMSNAVRASLRQAGLQDSVRVVDIPPANLKQQLVRNRAYDRLCERPNCIVCPNERQGSEEGDDAETLARIKINNNHGSAQKVVHNQTLRCQDSKKVELET